A genomic window from Fibrobacterota bacterium includes:
- a CDS encoding FliM/FliN family flagellar motor switch protein, whose product MEVQYRKSARRSLDLEQLQDIRVPVRLHLGGCKMAMEELLNLEIDQVIQLDRLAGEAVDVVVNHRHMAKGEVVVVNNHLAVRLISLLSPEERLKLV is encoded by the coding sequence TTGGAAGTCCAGTACCGCAAGTCGGCGCGCCGCTCCTTGGATCTGGAGCAGCTTCAGGACATCCGGGTTCCCGTCCGGTTGCACTTGGGCGGCTGCAAAATGGCCATGGAAGAGCTCCTCAATCTGGAGATCGACCAGGTCATCCAACTGGACCGCCTGGCGGGCGAAGCGGTGGACGTGGTGGTCAACCACCGCCACATGGCCAAAGGCGAAGTCGTGGTGGTCAACAACCACCTCGCGGTGCGCCTGATCTCGCTGCTGTCGCCGGAGGAGAGGCTGAAGTTGGTTTGA
- a CDS encoding dihydroorotase (Catalyzes the reversible hydrolysis of the amide bond within dihydroorotate. This metabolic intermediate is required for the biosynthesis of pyrimidine nucleotides), with amino-acid sequence MSEILLPGFCDLGCAFGEPGSEQAETIASGLAAATRGGFSVVAMEPFTEPAIDSDAQVHLVRHRAAGLHCDLLPLAAATRDKGTLSEMALLAQAGAAGVSLGDTLPRSTSLLRSVLEYAAQNDLTVFVHPCDPDLAAEGIVHEGPVAERLGLRGIPSLAEEIGLGTLLPLVRRTKARVHLSRISSAVGVSLVREAKLEGLPVTADVSFRHLLADESILEGFPEDWKVFPPLRGATDRTALWAGLRDGSIDAICSLHRPVAAEVKSAEFDKSPYGAIGLETCFPALLAASQAGTIQKVDLADWVKWLSTAPRKVLGLDACDAQHEGTWWDLAHKWTPSEATLASRSSNCPEMGVELLGKALRLRRRGTDLELPALEQA; translated from the coding sequence ATGTCTGAGATCCTTCTTCCCGGATTCTGCGATCTCGGTTGCGCCTTCGGCGAACCCGGCTCGGAACAAGCCGAAACCATCGCCTCCGGCCTCGCCGCCGCGACCCGTGGCGGATTCTCCGTGGTGGCCATGGAGCCATTCACCGAACCGGCCATCGATTCCGACGCCCAGGTGCATCTGGTGCGCCACCGCGCCGCCGGATTGCACTGCGATCTGTTGCCGCTGGCCGCCGCCACTCGCGACAAGGGCACGCTCTCCGAAATGGCCCTCCTGGCCCAGGCCGGTGCCGCGGGGGTTTCCCTGGGAGACACCCTTCCCCGCTCCACCTCGCTGTTGCGGTCGGTGCTGGAATACGCCGCCCAGAACGATCTGACGGTTTTTGTGCATCCGTGCGATCCCGATCTCGCTGCGGAAGGCATCGTGCACGAAGGGCCCGTGGCGGAACGACTGGGTTTGCGCGGGATTCCCTCCCTGGCCGAGGAAATCGGCCTTGGCACACTTTTGCCGCTGGTGCGCCGCACCAAGGCGCGCGTCCACCTCTCGCGGATCTCCAGCGCCGTGGGCGTATCGCTGGTGCGCGAGGCGAAGCTGGAAGGCTTGCCGGTCACGGCAGACGTGTCGTTTCGCCACCTGCTGGCGGACGAGTCGATCCTGGAAGGCTTCCCGGAAGACTGGAAAGTCTTCCCGCCGCTACGCGGGGCCACCGACCGTACCGCCCTGTGGGCCGGATTGCGCGACGGTTCGATCGATGCCATCTGCTCGCTGCACCGTCCGGTGGCGGCGGAAGTCAAGAGCGCGGAATTCGACAAGTCCCCCTATGGCGCCATCGGACTGGAAACCTGCTTCCCTGCGCTCCTGGCGGCTTCCCAGGCGGGAACCATCCAGAAAGTGGATCTCGCCGATTGGGTCAAGTGGCTGTCCACCGCCCCCCGCAAGGTGCTGGGGCTGGATGCCTGCGACGCCCAGCACGAAGGCACCTGGTGGGATCTAGCTCACAAGTGGACTCCCTCGGAAGCGACACTTGCCAGTAGGTCTTCCAATTGTCCCGAGATGGGCGTGGAGCTTCTGGGCAAGGCCTTGCGCCTGCGCCGCCGGGGAACAGACCTGGAATTGCCCGCCTTGGAGCAGGCCTGA
- a CDS encoding NAD(P)H-dependent oxidoreductase, with product MDTTQMPDTLVVFAHPAFEKSRVHRTWLPEVQALPFVEVRDLCQLYPGGVVDVKAEQAALEAARTVVLQFPLYWYACPGILKEWIDQVFEHGWAYGQAGTALRGKRLVVATSAGGAREAYQAEGRNRHPIKEYLLPHEGLARLCGMDWLGVFALHGALAVRQKQDAQPSAAAYVRLLQGLHDNTLDLARLRVCENILEAIEAA from the coding sequence ATGGACACCACCCAGATGCCGGATACGTTGGTCGTTTTTGCCCACCCCGCTTTCGAGAAATCCCGGGTCCACCGAACCTGGTTGCCTGAGGTGCAGGCTCTGCCGTTCGTGGAGGTGCGCGACCTGTGCCAGCTCTATCCCGGTGGGGTGGTCGATGTGAAAGCAGAACAAGCAGCCTTGGAAGCTGCTCGTACCGTGGTGCTGCAATTTCCGCTCTACTGGTATGCCTGCCCGGGCATTCTCAAGGAGTGGATCGATCAGGTCTTTGAACATGGCTGGGCGTATGGCCAGGCGGGAACCGCCTTGCGTGGCAAGCGCCTGGTGGTGGCGACCTCCGCGGGTGGAGCACGCGAGGCCTACCAGGCGGAAGGCAGAAACCGACATCCCATCAAGGAATACCTGCTTCCCCACGAAGGCTTGGCACGATTGTGTGGCATGGATTGGCTGGGCGTGTTCGCCTTGCATGGCGCTTTGGCGGTCCGGCAGAAGCAGGATGCCCAACCCTCCGCCGCCGCCTACGTGCGCCTGTTGCAAGGCCTGCACGACAACACGTTGGATCTGGCTCGCCTCCGTGTTTGCGAAAACATCCTTGAAGCGATCGAGGCCGCCTGA
- a CDS encoding aspartate carbamoyltransferase catalytic subunit: MTKSAPGIPGSLSIRHLPGLRDVPKSDLEAILDTAQSFREALDEGVAVPKTLTGVSVVNLFFENSTRTRLSFETAQKRLGASPMNFTSSGSSAAKGESLRDTARNIESLGADVFVVRHSSAGVPAFLASQTNTVVVNAGDGACEHPTQGLLDALTMRQHLGSLEGKKVAIIGDIRHSRVARSNLWALSTLGATVRVWGPATLLPRHPEAFGAQVRVAKSLDDALEGSDAVMLLRIQHERQSSGLLPSLREYRHSFGLDRDRLRLAKPGALVLHPGPINRGVEIVSEIADGPQSVILEQVTNGVAVRMAVLHLLAGRKTNV, encoded by the coding sequence ATGACAAAGTCAGCCCCTGGAATTCCGGGAAGTCTATCGATCCGCCACTTGCCCGGCTTGCGGGACGTGCCCAAATCGGATCTCGAAGCCATCCTGGACACAGCCCAATCCTTCCGCGAAGCCCTGGACGAGGGCGTCGCGGTCCCCAAAACCCTCACCGGCGTGTCCGTGGTGAACCTGTTTTTCGAAAACAGCACCCGCACCCGGCTCTCCTTTGAAACCGCCCAGAAGCGTTTGGGCGCCTCGCCCATGAACTTCACGTCGTCGGGATCCAGCGCCGCCAAAGGGGAATCCCTGCGCGACACCGCCCGCAACATCGAGTCGCTGGGAGCGGATGTGTTCGTGGTGCGCCACTCCAGCGCGGGTGTTCCGGCTTTCCTCGCTTCCCAGACAAATACTGTCGTGGTCAACGCCGGCGACGGCGCCTGCGAACACCCCACCCAAGGCCTTCTGGACGCGCTGACCATGCGCCAACACCTAGGGTCGCTGGAAGGCAAAAAAGTCGCCATCATCGGCGACATCCGCCATTCCCGGGTGGCACGATCCAACCTTTGGGCACTGTCCACGCTGGGCGCGACCGTACGCGTGTGGGGGCCCGCCACCCTCCTGCCCCGCCATCCGGAGGCTTTCGGGGCCCAGGTGCGGGTCGCCAAGAGCCTGGACGATGCACTGGAGGGCTCGGACGCCGTCATGCTCTTGCGCATCCAGCACGAACGCCAGTCCAGCGGACTGTTGCCTTCGCTTCGCGAATACCGCCACAGCTTCGGATTGGACCGCGATCGACTGCGACTCGCCAAACCAGGCGCCTTGGTGCTGCATCCCGGCCCCATCAACCGCGGTGTGGAGATCGTGTCGGAAATTGCCGACGGTCCGCAATCGGTGATCTTGGAACAAGTGACCAACGGTGTGGCCGTCCGCATGGCGGTCTTGCATCTTCTGGCTGGAAGGAAAACCAATGTCTGA
- a CDS encoding 4Fe-4S binding protein translates to MSTLKTWQELPHGGVILEAGSAAKYETGSWRTWKPITHREHCIHCLACWEYCPEDAIVLEDGQDPSGGTRKFVKEVNYFHCKGCGLCVRECPVNKEGKVQALGFVRDEV, encoded by the coding sequence ATGTCAACACTCAAGACCTGGCAGGAGCTGCCCCATGGCGGCGTGATCCTGGAAGCCGGCAGCGCGGCCAAGTATGAGACCGGCTCCTGGCGCACCTGGAAGCCCATCACCCATCGCGAACACTGCATCCACTGCCTGGCCTGCTGGGAATACTGCCCGGAAGACGCCATCGTGCTGGAAGACGGACAGGATCCGTCAGGTGGAACGCGCAAGTTCGTGAAGGAAGTGAACTACTTCCACTGCAAGGGCTGCGGCCTTTGCGTGCGCGAATGCCCAGTGAACAAGGAGGGCAAGGTCCAAGCCCTCGGATTCGTGCGGGACGAGGTCTGA
- a CDS encoding 2-oxoacid:acceptor oxidoreductase family protein, whose translation MSKYFEIRWHGRGGQGAVTGAKSLAECVQGTGRNVVAFPEYGPERRGAPVKAFNRFSDQVIRIHTPVTTPDVVIVVDASLLQLPAIREGVMEHTIFLVNIEKTSDQVREILGLENRVVTVAANEISHKLFRREIPNSTMLGAFAKIAPHIIGLEQLKKEADHVFSELLGPDLVEKNLTAIQQGHDLCHVG comes from the coding sequence ATGTCCAAATACTTCGAAATCCGCTGGCATGGCCGCGGCGGCCAAGGTGCCGTCACGGGTGCAAAATCCCTGGCCGAGTGCGTCCAAGGCACCGGACGCAATGTCGTCGCATTCCCCGAATACGGGCCCGAGCGGCGCGGTGCGCCCGTGAAGGCGTTCAACCGCTTTTCCGATCAGGTGATCCGGATCCACACCCCGGTCACCACACCGGACGTGGTGATCGTGGTCGACGCGAGCCTGCTCCAACTTCCCGCCATCCGGGAAGGGGTCATGGAACACACCATCTTCTTGGTGAACATCGAGAAGACCTCCGACCAGGTCCGGGAGATCCTCGGGCTGGAAAACCGCGTGGTGACGGTGGCTGCCAACGAAATTTCCCACAAATTGTTTCGCCGGGAAATCCCAAACTCCACCATGCTGGGGGCCTTCGCCAAGATCGCTCCGCACATCATCGGACTGGAGCAACTCAAGAAGGAAGCCGACCACGTCTTCTCGGAACTTCTGGGCCCTGACCTTGTGGAAAAGAACCTGACCGCCATCCAGCAGGGGCACGACCTCTGCCACGTGGGCTGA
- a CDS encoding cation:proton antiporter has product MTLVAIVFLLLATVALVPLATRLGIGSAMAYLVAGILAGPHIVGVMSDPASLSHAAEFGVVIMLFLVGLELRPRELWRLRGPLVALGGAQVVGTALLVALVGWFAGLSWQASLAVGAAMAMSSTALALPALRDRGLGSGPTGHGALAILLFQDIAVIPLLALLPLLATKTVSDFHDAGALGFLPGFARTPAAIVVLALVLVATQWAAKHVFRWLALSRQREALTAMGLLLVSGIALVAGSVGLSAALGAFLGGVLLADSEYRHEIEADLEPFRGLFLGFFFATVGAGLNLPLIVSKPILVISLALGVFALKTGALWLLARTARMHAPDRLPLALGLAQVGEFAFVLLAMSKGSGILPGDLAEILGGAVAVSMPLTPLALVVWAAFQRRKLANSTDDLAGAESEPIAPSESPVLLAGFGRMGSMVGRVLKAQGIAVTVLDLDPNQVAHMRRLGLEPHFGDARREELLQAAGLAKACLLVVMVDDQDDGLDIVKTARQLRPTLPVLLRVHDHQGAYQALAMEAVEPIRETFGAAMEASRLALERLGWRSTRALRAVELFVRHNDASMRELAKVDRASEDWLRLLRARIDEASTLVREDADPRHLVDRAWDNESLRAEVVKRE; this is encoded by the coding sequence ATGACCTTGGTCGCGATCGTTTTCCTTCTGCTGGCCACCGTGGCTCTGGTGCCGTTGGCGACCCGATTGGGAATCGGATCCGCCATGGCCTACTTGGTGGCAGGTATCCTCGCGGGTCCGCACATTGTGGGAGTGATGTCCGATCCCGCCTCGCTTTCCCACGCGGCGGAGTTCGGCGTGGTGATCATGCTGTTTCTGGTGGGATTGGAGCTGCGGCCTCGGGAGCTGTGGCGCCTGCGCGGGCCATTGGTCGCCTTGGGCGGAGCCCAGGTGGTCGGAACCGCGCTCTTGGTCGCGCTGGTGGGCTGGTTCGCGGGGCTGTCCTGGCAGGCGAGCCTTGCCGTGGGGGCGGCGATGGCAATGTCGTCCACTGCCTTGGCCTTGCCCGCGTTGCGGGATCGTGGGCTGGGCAGTGGCCCGACCGGCCACGGAGCGTTGGCGATCCTGCTGTTCCAAGACATCGCGGTGATTCCGCTTCTGGCGCTGCTGCCACTGTTGGCGACAAAAACCGTCTCCGATTTCCACGATGCCGGAGCCCTCGGATTCCTTCCGGGATTCGCTCGCACGCCGGCGGCGATCGTGGTCTTGGCCCTGGTCCTGGTGGCCACGCAATGGGCAGCCAAGCATGTGTTCCGTTGGTTGGCGCTCTCCCGCCAGCGCGAGGCGCTCACCGCCATGGGATTGCTGCTGGTTTCCGGGATCGCCCTGGTGGCGGGATCGGTGGGATTGTCCGCCGCGTTGGGTGCGTTTTTGGGCGGGGTGCTGCTGGCGGATTCCGAATACCGCCACGAGATCGAAGCGGACCTGGAGCCCTTCCGGGGCCTTTTCCTGGGGTTCTTCTTCGCGACGGTCGGTGCGGGGCTGAATCTCCCCTTGATCGTGTCCAAGCCAATTCTTGTCATTTCCCTGGCCCTGGGAGTGTTCGCGCTCAAGACCGGAGCGCTCTGGTTGTTGGCCCGGACCGCCCGCATGCACGCGCCCGATCGGCTTCCCTTGGCGCTGGGATTGGCGCAGGTGGGGGAGTTCGCCTTCGTGCTTTTGGCGATGTCGAAAGGCTCGGGAATCCTTCCGGGGGATCTCGCGGAAATTCTCGGGGGCGCCGTGGCGGTCTCGATGCCGCTCACCCCGCTGGCGCTGGTGGTGTGGGCCGCCTTCCAACGACGGAAATTGGCAAACTCGACGGACGACCTGGCGGGCGCTGAATCAGAGCCCATTGCGCCCAGCGAATCTCCGGTGCTGTTGGCCGGGTTCGGGCGGATGGGCTCCATGGTAGGCAGGGTGCTCAAGGCCCAAGGAATCGCGGTCACCGTATTGGACTTGGACCCCAATCAGGTCGCGCACATGAGGCGCCTGGGATTGGAACCCCATTTTGGCGATGCCCGTCGGGAGGAGTTGCTGCAAGCGGCAGGACTCGCCAAGGCATGTTTGCTGGTGGTGATGGTGGACGACCAGGACGATGGCCTGGACATCGTGAAGACCGCACGGCAACTGCGCCCGACCCTTCCGGTTCTATTGCGTGTGCATGACCATCAAGGTGCTTACCAGGCCTTGGCCATGGAGGCAGTGGAGCCGATCCGGGAAACCTTCGGGGCGGCCATGGAAGCCTCCCGACTGGCTTTGGAGCGGCTTGGGTGGCGATCGACGCGGGCGCTACGTGCGGTGGAACTGTTTGTTCGGCACAACGACGCTTCCATGCGCGAACTGGCGAAGGTGGATCGAGCATCGGAGGACTGGCTGCGCCTGTTGCGTGCGCGCATCGACGAGGCCTCCACGTTGGTGCGCGAGGACGCCGACCCGCGCCACCTGGTGGATCGCGCCTGGGACAACGAAAGCCTGCGGGCGGAGGTGGTGAAAAGGGAGTGA